From a region of the Geothrix sp. 21YS21S-2 genome:
- a CDS encoding PAS domain-containing sensor histidine kinase, whose protein sequence is MSVPASLSAPRRIAAALLPVAACFMQWLCWPVIVPFVWFLFYPTVFLSSWLGGFASGLAATFLSTGLVWWFFMEPVHTLLKARPGAYVNSVAFIGMGLLFSSFHERLRKAKLEAAEARLRERDGLLERTSRTAKVGGWEFDAATHAGSWTAEVARIHDLDPSTQPNVEMGLAYYLERDRPAIAEAVRRAVEEGIPYALELELVSAAGNRKWVRTTGQPVVEGGRVVKVQGAMQDISDRKAMELALRDSEARFRALFEQAGVGVVEVDAASGRFVRVNGRFCEILGYGEAELLGMRFQEVTHPGDLDRNVTETQRLARGEIQGFASEKRYLRKDGATVWAALTVRPLTGPGQEAMHFVSIIEDISARKRAEAEVRTLNATLERRVAERTLELQAANQELESFAYAVSHDLRAPLRAMDGFSNALLEDCAPSLDAEGRGYLDQIIKASHAMSGLIDGILLLSRATRGDLERVPVDISALAEGVLEGLRKADGERPPRWRVEPGILAEGDPRMLRAAFTNLLGNAWKYTGRSPDPLIEVDRVQEGGSAWIRIRDNGCGFDMAFADKLWKPFQRLHRQDEYPGLGIGLATTQRIVSRHGGRLRAESAPGQGAAFLVSLPSAAPQESP, encoded by the coding sequence ATGAGCGTTCCCGCATCCCTCTCCGCCCCGCGCCGCATCGCTGCCGCACTCCTCCCCGTGGCGGCCTGCTTCATGCAATGGCTGTGCTGGCCGGTGATCGTCCCCTTCGTGTGGTTCCTGTTCTATCCGACGGTCTTCCTCAGCTCCTGGCTCGGGGGCTTCGCTTCGGGCCTGGCGGCCACCTTCCTTTCCACCGGGCTCGTGTGGTGGTTCTTCATGGAGCCCGTCCACACGCTCCTCAAGGCGCGGCCGGGCGCCTACGTCAATTCGGTCGCCTTCATCGGCATGGGCCTGCTCTTCTCCTCGTTCCACGAACGCCTGCGCAAGGCCAAGCTCGAGGCCGCCGAGGCCCGGCTCCGGGAACGGGACGGGCTGCTGGAGCGCACGAGCCGCACGGCCAAGGTGGGCGGGTGGGAGTTCGACGCGGCCACCCATGCGGGTTCCTGGACGGCGGAGGTCGCCCGGATCCACGACCTGGACCCCTCCACCCAGCCGAACGTGGAGATGGGCCTGGCCTACTATCTGGAGCGGGACCGCCCGGCCATCGCCGAGGCCGTGCGCCGCGCCGTGGAGGAGGGGATCCCCTACGCGCTCGAGCTGGAGCTCGTGAGCGCCGCGGGCAACCGCAAATGGGTGCGCACCACGGGCCAGCCCGTGGTGGAGGGCGGCCGGGTGGTGAAGGTGCAGGGCGCCATGCAGGACATCTCCGACCGCAAGGCCATGGAGCTGGCCCTGCGCGACAGCGAGGCGCGGTTCCGGGCCCTGTTCGAGCAGGCCGGGGTGGGGGTCGTGGAGGTGGACGCGGCCAGCGGCAGGTTCGTGCGGGTCAACGGCCGGTTCTGCGAGATCCTCGGCTACGGCGAGGCGGAACTCCTGGGGATGCGGTTCCAGGAGGTGACCCACCCCGGCGACCTGGACCGGAACGTGACCGAGACCCAACGCCTGGCCAGGGGTGAGATCCAGGGCTTCGCCTCCGAAAAGCGCTACCTGCGCAAGGACGGAGCCACCGTGTGGGCCGCGCTCACCGTGAGACCCCTGACCGGGCCCGGGCAGGAGGCCATGCACTTCGTGAGCATCATCGAGGACATCTCCGCCCGCAAGCGGGCCGAGGCCGAGGTGCGGACCCTGAACGCGACCCTGGAGCGGCGCGTGGCCGAGCGCACCCTGGAGCTCCAGGCCGCCAACCAGGAGCTGGAGAGCTTCGCCTACGCCGTGTCCCACGACCTGCGGGCCCCGCTCCGGGCCATGGACGGCTTCAGCAACGCCCTCCTGGAGGACTGCGCCCCGTCCCTCGACGCCGAAGGCCGGGGCTACCTGGACCAGATCATCAAGGCCAGCCACGCCATGAGCGGCCTCATCGACGGGATCCTGCTCCTCTCCAGGGCCACCCGGGGGGACCTGGAGCGGGTGCCGGTGGACATCTCCGCCCTGGCCGAAGGCGTGCTCGAGGGACTCCGGAAGGCCGACGGGGAGCGCCCCCCCCGCTGGCGGGTGGAACCCGGGATCCTGGCCGAGGGGGATCCCCGGATGCTGAGGGCGGCCTTCACCAACCTCCTGGGCAACGCCTGGAAGTACACCGGAAGGTCGCCCGATCCCCTCATCGAAGTGGACCGCGTCCAGGAGGGCGGGTCGGCCTGGATCCGCATCCGGGACAACGGCTGCGGCTTCGACATGGCCTTCGCGGACAAGCTCTGGAAGCCGTTCCAGCGCCTGCACCGCCAGGACGAGTACCCGGGCCTGGGCATCGGGCTCGCCACGACCCAGCGCATCGTGAGCCGCCACGGAGGGCGCCTGCGCGCCGAGTCCGCCCCCGGCCAGGGGGCCGCCTTCCTGGTCTCCCTTCCTTCCGCCGCACCCCAGGAGTCGCCATGA
- a CDS encoding response regulator encodes MNNVPVILMVEDNPQDEMLTLRSLRKVNLGNLVEVVRDGQQAVDFLFREGEFAGRPGPDLPALVLLDLGLPRLGGLEVLARIRKDERTRALPVVIFTSSSEEEDRLASLLGGANSFVRKPVDFAEFAEKVGRLGVYWVAVNEAPRSWS; translated from the coding sequence ATGAACAACGTGCCCGTGATCCTCATGGTCGAGGACAACCCCCAGGACGAGATGCTCACGCTGCGCTCCCTGCGCAAGGTGAACCTGGGGAACCTGGTGGAGGTGGTCCGGGACGGCCAGCAGGCCGTGGACTTCCTGTTCCGGGAGGGGGAGTTCGCCGGCAGGCCCGGGCCGGACCTCCCGGCCCTGGTGCTCCTGGACCTGGGGCTCCCCCGCCTGGGGGGCCTGGAGGTGCTGGCCCGGATCCGCAAGGACGAGCGCACCCGGGCCCTGCCGGTGGTGATCTTCACCTCCTCCAGCGAGGAGGAGGACCGCCTCGCGAGCCTGCTCGGAGGCGCCAACAGCTTCGTCCGCAAGCCCGTGGACTTCGCCGAATTCGCCGAGAAGGTGGGCAGGCTGGGGGTCTACTGGGTGGCGGTGAACGAGGCGCCGCGCTCATGGAGCTGA
- a CDS encoding response regulator: MRPRLKLLVVEDSEADFSLHVRNLTKHGTVADFHRVDTLAALETALQDHAWDAVISDYSLPQLEFTQVLALVRRKLPDVPFILVSGSIGEEAAVELLRQGVWDFVWKDRPARLSQALVHCLEEARGRSIRLEAERALRASESRYRSLFENMLDGYAHARIIRERGEAVDWVYVDVNPAFERLTGFRDVVGKRLTDVIPGILEAEPNFMEAFARVAATGVPERLELFVQTTDTWYSNSIYSPARDEFVVVFDNITQRKTEETARRVLEEQIRHTEKLESLGSLATGVAHDMNNVLAAILAVGQVLQLKSEEDPGMASALDTIIKAANRGRDLVRGLTNFARKDLRAAEPLDLNRLVKDEAALLERTLRHKIRLEVDLHEPLPPFLGEAGNFGSALMNLCVNAVDAMPDGGVLALRTRDAEPGWMELIVEDSGTGMPPEVVKRALEPFFTTKEAGKGTGLGLAMVHGTIKAHGGTVEIRSAVGRGTRIHVRLPAVAGAALEEHGHGVAGARRRALRILVVDDDELIQATVPLLLHHLGHTPVAAMSGEEALDLLEKGLEADAVILDLNMPGMGGEAAYLRLRRLRPKLPVLVATGFMDPSTVLLLQGDDRAASLSKPFSLEELHRKLEALVPPG; this comes from the coding sequence GTGCGGCCCCGGCTGAAGCTCCTGGTGGTGGAGGACTCCGAGGCGGACTTCTCCCTCCACGTCCGCAACCTCACGAAGCACGGCACGGTGGCCGACTTCCACAGGGTGGACACCCTGGCCGCCCTGGAGACGGCCCTGCAGGACCATGCGTGGGACGCCGTCATCTCCGACTACAGCCTGCCCCAGCTGGAGTTCACCCAGGTCCTGGCCCTGGTCCGCAGGAAGCTGCCCGACGTCCCCTTCATCCTGGTCTCCGGCAGCATCGGCGAGGAGGCCGCGGTGGAGCTCCTCCGGCAGGGGGTCTGGGATTTCGTTTGGAAGGACCGCCCGGCCCGGCTCAGCCAGGCCCTCGTCCACTGCCTGGAGGAGGCGCGCGGCCGCTCCATCCGCCTCGAGGCCGAGCGGGCCCTGCGGGCCAGCGAAAGCCGCTACCGGTCGCTGTTCGAGAACATGCTGGACGGCTACGCCCACGCCCGGATCATCCGGGAGCGCGGCGAGGCCGTGGACTGGGTCTACGTGGACGTGAACCCCGCCTTCGAGCGGCTCACGGGGTTCAGGGACGTGGTGGGGAAGAGGCTGACCGACGTCATTCCCGGAATCCTCGAGGCCGAGCCGAACTTCATGGAGGCCTTCGCCAGGGTCGCCGCGACGGGCGTTCCCGAGCGGCTCGAGCTGTTCGTTCAGACGACGGACACCTGGTATTCCAACTCCATCTACAGCCCGGCCCGGGACGAATTCGTGGTGGTCTTCGACAACATCACCCAGCGCAAGACGGAGGAGACCGCGCGCCGGGTCCTGGAAGAGCAGATCCGGCACACCGAGAAGCTGGAGAGCCTGGGCAGCCTCGCCACCGGCGTGGCCCACGACATGAACAACGTCCTGGCCGCGATCCTCGCCGTCGGCCAGGTCCTGCAGCTCAAATCCGAGGAGGACCCGGGGATGGCCTCGGCCCTGGACACCATCATCAAGGCCGCCAACCGGGGCCGGGACCTGGTGCGGGGCCTCACCAACTTCGCCCGCAAGGACCTGCGTGCGGCCGAACCCCTGGACCTCAACCGCCTCGTCAAGGACGAGGCGGCCCTCCTGGAACGCACCCTCCGCCATAAGATCCGCCTGGAGGTGGACCTGCACGAGCCCCTGCCGCCCTTCCTGGGCGAGGCCGGCAACTTCGGGAGCGCCCTCATGAACCTCTGTGTGAACGCGGTGGACGCCATGCCCGATGGCGGCGTCCTGGCCCTGCGCACCCGGGACGCCGAGCCGGGGTGGATGGAGCTGATCGTGGAGGACTCGGGCACCGGCATGCCTCCCGAGGTCGTCAAGCGCGCCCTGGAGCCCTTCTTCACCACCAAGGAGGCCGGGAAGGGCACGGGGCTCGGCCTGGCCATGGTCCACGGCACCATAAAGGCGCACGGCGGCACCGTGGAGATCCGCAGCGCGGTGGGCCGGGGCACCCGGATCCACGTCCGCCTTCCCGCCGTGGCCGGGGCCGCCCTGGAAGAGCACGGCCACGGGGTCGCAGGCGCCCGGCGCCGGGCGCTGAGGATCCTGGTGGTCGACGACGACGAGCTGATCCAGGCGACCGTCCCGCTCCTGCTCCACCACCTCGGCCACACGCCCGTGGCCGCCATGAGCGGAGAGGAGGCCCTGGACCTGCTGGAGAAGGGCCTGGAGGCCGACGCGGTGATCCTGGACCTGAACATGCCCGGCATGGGCGGCGAGGCCGCCTACCTGCGCCTGCGCAGGCTGCGGCCGAAGCTTCCGGTGCTGGTGGCCACGGGCTTCATGGACCCTTCCACGGTCCTCCTGCTCCAGGGGGACGACAGGGCCGCGAGCCTGTCCAAGCCCTTCTCCCTGGAAGAGCTGCACCGGAAGCTGGAGGCGCTGGTCCCTCCAGGCTGA
- a CDS encoding DHA2 family efflux MFS transporter permease subunit — MSGTDRGAPFKWVIALALMLGTFMEVLDTSVANVALPHMKGTYAAGTDEITWVLTSYLVANAIVLPITGWLGNRFGRKRLYLFCLTGFTLASLAAGAAPTLGLLIAARVIQGLTGGAMVPMSQAITMEAFPRSEQGIATAVFGIGVICGPIVGPLVGGWVTDNWSWPWIFWINIPVGILSYALASAFVDEAPDRKPEGAMDYWSLIFIAVGLGCLELFLNRGERLDWFESRTVTLYAACSALGIILFLWRSFTAERPLVDLRMFKLPEYASGMFLIFGASFGMYAAFVMLPLFVQTFLGWTPTWAGIMLSPGGVASVVAMMVAGLIMGKVDVRYTVAAGFLAQIYSSWLLTSINLHSGMGYLVYAWCFRGLGLGFVFVPIATVAMRRIPREAMGVAAGFFNLMRNEGGSVGIAVAATLLQTRSQFHHARLAEHMTPYSGALQQGAHRLHLALGASSGLDPQSSGRLAQGMLGFEVLRQSYVMAFVDVFAFLVLVYIVCLPFVMLLKDPGSGSGGMQIH; from the coding sequence ATGAGCGGGACGGACCGGGGCGCGCCCTTCAAGTGGGTCATCGCCCTCGCCCTGATGCTGGGCACGTTCATGGAGGTGCTGGACACCTCGGTGGCCAACGTGGCCCTGCCCCACATGAAGGGCACCTACGCCGCGGGCACGGACGAGATCACCTGGGTGCTCACCAGCTACCTGGTGGCCAACGCCATCGTCCTGCCCATCACGGGGTGGCTGGGCAACCGGTTCGGCCGCAAGCGGCTCTACCTGTTCTGCCTCACGGGCTTCACCCTGGCCTCCCTGGCGGCGGGGGCCGCGCCCACGCTGGGCCTGCTCATCGCGGCCCGGGTGATCCAGGGCCTCACGGGCGGCGCCATGGTGCCCATGTCCCAGGCCATCACCATGGAGGCCTTCCCCCGCTCCGAGCAGGGCATCGCCACGGCGGTCTTCGGCATCGGCGTCATCTGCGGCCCCATCGTGGGGCCGCTGGTGGGCGGCTGGGTCACGGACAACTGGAGCTGGCCCTGGATCTTCTGGATCAACATCCCCGTGGGGATCCTCTCCTACGCCCTGGCTTCGGCCTTCGTGGACGAGGCGCCGGACCGCAAGCCCGAGGGCGCCATGGACTACTGGAGCCTGATCTTCATCGCCGTGGGGCTGGGGTGCCTGGAGCTCTTCCTGAACCGGGGCGAGCGCCTGGACTGGTTCGAGAGCCGGACCGTCACGCTCTACGCGGCCTGCTCGGCCCTGGGCATCATCCTTTTCCTGTGGCGGTCCTTCACCGCCGAACGGCCCCTGGTCGACCTGCGGATGTTCAAGCTGCCGGAGTACGCGTCGGGGATGTTCCTGATCTTCGGGGCGAGCTTCGGGATGTACGCGGCCTTCGTCATGCTGCCGCTGTTCGTGCAGACCTTCCTGGGCTGGACCCCCACCTGGGCGGGGATCATGCTGAGCCCGGGCGGCGTCGCCAGCGTGGTGGCCATGATGGTGGCCGGGCTGATCATGGGCAAGGTCGACGTGAGGTACACCGTGGCGGCGGGCTTCCTCGCCCAGATCTATTCCAGCTGGCTGCTCACGTCGATCAACCTGCATTCCGGCATGGGCTACCTGGTCTACGCCTGGTGCTTCCGGGGCCTGGGACTGGGGTTCGTCTTCGTGCCCATCGCCACGGTGGCCATGCGCCGGATCCCGCGGGAGGCCATGGGCGTGGCCGCGGGATTCTTCAACCTCATGCGCAACGAGGGGGGCAGCGTGGGCATCGCCGTGGCCGCCACCCTCCTGCAGACCCGCAGCCAGTTCCACCACGCCCGCCTCGCCGAGCACATGACGCCCTACAGCGGCGCTCTCCAGCAGGGCGCCCACCGGCTCCACCTGGCCCTGGGCGCCTCCTCCGGCCTGGACCCGCAGAGCAGCGGGAGGCTGGCCCAGGGCATGCTGGGCTTCGAGGTGCTCCGCCAGTCGTACGTCATGGCCTTCGTGGACGTCTTCGCCTTCCTGGTGCTGGTGTACATCGTGTGTCTGCCGTTCGTGATGCTCCTCAAGGACCCCGGCAGCGGGTCGGGCGGGATGCAGATCCACTGA
- a CDS encoding HlyD family secretion protein, giving the protein MEKRTRMWVSLAVILALAAAAGVWGFLSWRHNEVFVATDDAYVKGPVVAVASRVPGAILTLGVKENDPVKAGQVLATLDPKDFEAAEAKAQGSLAEARASMALNRSQIAQAQAQVRAAESQEGLAALERQRLEILVERQSIPRQKLDQARTAHQVATAQLDAARKQVAAIQGGLQVSGSKEAQALASIEQVRLQKGYCTIAAPCDGYVTRKLAEAGMVVAAGQPLLAVVPLGRDDLWVEANFKETQLRRVRPGQKVTLRADIDDRDFPGVVESLAAGTGSAFSLLPAENATGNWVKVVQRVPVRIRLAPGGDPAHKLRLGLSVSAVIDTRE; this is encoded by the coding sequence ATGGAAAAGCGCACCCGAATGTGGGTCTCCCTGGCCGTGATCCTGGCGCTGGCGGCCGCCGCCGGCGTCTGGGGCTTCCTCAGCTGGCGGCACAACGAGGTCTTCGTGGCCACCGACGACGCGTACGTGAAGGGCCCCGTGGTCGCCGTGGCCTCCCGGGTGCCGGGGGCCATCCTCACCCTCGGGGTGAAGGAGAACGACCCCGTGAAGGCCGGGCAGGTGCTCGCCACCCTGGATCCCAAGGACTTCGAGGCCGCCGAGGCCAAGGCCCAGGGCTCCCTGGCCGAAGCCCGGGCCTCCATGGCCCTCAACCGGTCCCAGATCGCCCAGGCCCAGGCCCAGGTGCGCGCCGCGGAAAGCCAGGAGGGCCTGGCCGCCCTGGAGCGCCAGCGCCTGGAGATCCTGGTGGAGCGGCAGTCCATTCCGCGCCAGAAGCTGGACCAGGCCCGCACGGCCCACCAGGTCGCCACCGCCCAGCTCGACGCGGCCCGCAAGCAGGTCGCCGCCATCCAGGGCGGACTTCAGGTGAGCGGGAGCAAGGAGGCACAGGCCCTGGCCTCCATCGAGCAGGTGCGGCTCCAGAAGGGCTACTGCACCATCGCCGCCCCCTGCGACGGCTACGTCACCCGCAAGCTGGCCGAGGCCGGCATGGTGGTGGCCGCGGGCCAGCCGCTCCTGGCGGTGGTCCCCCTGGGCCGCGACGACCTCTGGGTGGAGGCCAACTTCAAGGAGACCCAGCTCCGGCGCGTGCGCCCGGGCCAGAAGGTCACCCTGCGCGCCGACATCGACGACCGGGACTTCCCGGGCGTCGTGGAGAGCCTCGCGGCGGGCACCGGATCCGCCTTCAGCCTGCTGCCGGCCGAGAACGCCACGGGGAACTGGGTGAAGGTCGTCCAGCGGGTCCCGGTGCGCATCCGCCTGGCTCCCGGCGGCGACCCCGCCCACAAGCTGCGCCTGGGCCTCAGCGTCTCCGCCGTCATCGATACCCGCGAATGA
- a CDS encoding TolC family protein: MIRPALLLLLASGALAAQAPLTLAAALRQAGATSVQADLAALSLRGAQGDRDEVKAAFLPEIELKGGHLNLDRDAALRTESFTVGPIPVLGSITVPSLEQPVAQKSSWRYHLTASYLVYDFGRRSSALAATRAKERAVDLGGRDAINRAQADVAARYMTTVNIRARRLVVEQRRQALGDHLRDARSLFEQGVVARNDLLRTEVALRAVDDAGRTLDNALVSARESLNIAMGQAPGAPLALPETLPPPPAMPWNEAAVRARAPQANAGVKALEAKVQAAEGQVAFRSRDFAPSVVAQVGHSYEENRFLAHPQQTTLYLGLTWKLWEGGARSARVSRSRAEEGSARRELMEARRQVENAAAAALRDYGQALNEMETARANVEAALENLRIVSEQYQQAYAKSADVLDAETVLAESRFSLSDRLCRAYAIQAGLLSLLGEDLETFYATRSLEH, from the coding sequence ATGATCCGGCCCGCCCTCCTCCTGCTCCTGGCCTCCGGCGCCCTGGCGGCGCAGGCGCCCCTCACCCTGGCCGCGGCCCTGCGGCAGGCCGGGGCCACCTCCGTGCAGGCCGACCTGGCCGCGCTGTCCCTTCGGGGCGCCCAGGGCGACCGGGACGAGGTGAAGGCCGCCTTCCTCCCCGAGATCGAGCTCAAGGGCGGGCACCTGAACCTGGACCGCGACGCGGCCCTGCGCACGGAGTCCTTCACCGTGGGGCCCATCCCGGTCCTGGGCTCCATCACGGTCCCCTCCCTGGAGCAGCCGGTGGCCCAGAAATCCTCGTGGCGCTACCACCTCACCGCCAGCTACCTGGTCTACGACTTCGGCCGGCGCAGCAGCGCCCTCGCCGCCACGCGGGCCAAGGAACGGGCCGTGGACCTGGGCGGGAGGGACGCCATCAATCGCGCCCAGGCCGACGTGGCGGCCCGGTACATGACGACCGTCAACATCCGGGCCCGGCGCCTCGTGGTGGAGCAGCGGCGCCAGGCGCTGGGGGACCACCTCCGCGACGCGCGGTCCCTGTTCGAGCAGGGCGTGGTGGCGCGCAACGACCTCCTGCGCACGGAAGTGGCCCTGCGGGCCGTGGACGACGCGGGACGGACCCTGGACAACGCCCTGGTCTCCGCCCGGGAGAGCCTGAACATCGCCATGGGCCAGGCCCCGGGCGCCCCCCTTGCCCTGCCGGAGACCCTGCCCCCCCCGCCCGCCATGCCCTGGAACGAGGCGGCGGTGCGGGCCCGGGCCCCCCAGGCCAATGCGGGAGTCAAGGCCCTGGAGGCCAAGGTCCAGGCCGCGGAGGGCCAGGTGGCCTTCCGCAGCCGCGACTTCGCCCCCAGCGTGGTGGCCCAGGTGGGCCACTCCTACGAGGAGAACCGGTTCCTGGCCCATCCCCAGCAGACCACCCTCTACCTCGGGCTCACCTGGAAGCTCTGGGAGGGCGGCGCGCGCTCCGCCCGCGTGAGCCGGTCCAGGGCCGAGGAAGGCTCGGCGCGCCGCGAGCTGATGGAGGCCCGGCGCCAGGTGGAGAACGCCGCGGCCGCGGCCCTGCGGGACTACGGCCAGGCCCTCAACGAGATGGAGACGGCCCGCGCGAACGTCGAGGCCGCCCTCGAGAACCTGCGCATCGTGAGCGAGCAGTACCAGCAGGCCTACGCCAAGAGCGCCGACGTGCTCGACGCCGAGACGGTGCTGGCCGAGAGCCGCTTCAGCCTGTCGGACCGGCTCTGCCGCGCCTACGCCATCCAGGCAGGACTCCTGTCCCTCCTGGGCGAGGACCTGGAAACCTTCTACGCGACCCGTTCGCTGGAGCATTGA
- a CDS encoding TetR/AcrR family transcriptional regulator produces the protein MNARREKERHQRRGLLLEAAGRVFGRKPFDEATMQEVAAEAEIGMQGLYEHFASKQELYEQVVQERAESFHRRANAALAERGGSPMDRIEALAQVYAETFQDRPFSLPTFVRDRVQFDWGFDSRFMPSLGEIYRVERARLKGLVQEALDQGLLRPLDPEFLTQLAMEVIQASLHFAHSRVPREEAGATVARAMECLLRGVAREVRS, from the coding sequence ATGAACGCACGCCGCGAAAAGGAACGCCACCAGCGCCGGGGATTGCTCCTCGAGGCCGCCGGCCGGGTCTTCGGGCGCAAGCCCTTCGACGAGGCCACCATGCAGGAGGTCGCCGCGGAAGCGGAGATCGGCATGCAGGGCCTCTACGAGCATTTCGCCTCCAAGCAGGAGCTGTACGAGCAGGTGGTGCAGGAACGGGCCGAGAGCTTCCACCGGAGGGCGAACGCGGCCCTGGCGGAACGCGGGGGCTCGCCCATGGACCGCATCGAGGCGCTGGCCCAGGTGTACGCGGAGACCTTCCAGGACCGTCCCTTCTCCCTGCCCACCTTTGTGCGGGACCGGGTGCAGTTCGACTGGGGCTTCGACTCGCGGTTCATGCCCAGCCTGGGGGAGATCTACCGGGTGGAGCGGGCCCGCCTGAAGGGCCTGGTGCAGGAGGCGCTGGACCAGGGGCTCCTGCGGCCCCTGGATCCTGAGTTCCTCACCCAGCTGGCCATGGAGGTGATCCAGGCCTCCCTGCACTTCGCGCACAGCCGCGTGCCCAGGGAGGAGGCCGGGGCCACCGTGGCCCGGGCCATGGAGTGCCTGCTGCGGGGCGTGGCCCGGGAGGTGCGGTCATGA
- a CDS encoding flavodoxin family protein yields the protein MKVLALNGSPRKNGNTRQMLEAALAPLAKAGWETEVVQVGGRNLHGCLACGQCWEKRDNHCSYGKDEFNGIFERMLAADAILLGSPTYFAGVTSDLKALIDRAGFVAMANGCGLAGKIGAAVVVARRGGAIHVFDTINHLFFISQMVVPGSTYWNMGYGLEPGDVAADAEALRNMGHLGEAVDWLGKALAASPAPYPVRRSGEA from the coding sequence ATGAAAGTCCTCGCCCTCAACGGCAGTCCCAGGAAGAACGGCAACACGCGGCAGATGCTGGAGGCCGCCCTGGCGCCCCTCGCCAAGGCCGGCTGGGAGACCGAGGTCGTCCAGGTGGGCGGCAGGAACCTCCACGGCTGCCTCGCCTGCGGCCAGTGCTGGGAGAAGCGGGACAACCACTGCTCCTACGGGAAGGACGAGTTCAACGGGATCTTCGAGAGGATGCTGGCGGCCGACGCCATCCTCCTGGGTTCGCCCACCTACTTCGCGGGCGTCACCAGCGACCTGAAGGCCCTCATCGACCGGGCCGGGTTCGTGGCCATGGCCAACGGCTGCGGCCTGGCCGGCAAGATCGGCGCCGCGGTGGTCGTCGCGCGCCGGGGCGGGGCCATCCACGTGTTCGACACCATCAACCACCTCTTCTTCATCTCCCAGATGGTGGTCCCCGGGTCCACCTACTGGAACATGGGCTACGGCCTGGAACCCGGCGACGTGGCCGCGGACGCCGAGGCCCTGCGGAACATGGGGCACCTTGGCGAGGCCGTGGACTGGCTGGGGAAGGCCTTGGCGGCGAGCCCTGCGCCCTATCCCGTGCGGCGTTCCGGGGAAGCCTAG
- a CDS encoding DUF4143 domain-containing protein, translating to MPLFHPRMGGDPLRRYWTMLAHSQGGLHNAALFARNLGIDQRTAARYLDLLEDLLLVRRLAPWHANVGKRLVKAPKVYIRDSGLVHALLGIQDLETLLSHPVLGASWEGFVVENLISAAPDTVRPYFYRTARGAEVDLVLEWPGGNVWVIEIKRGLAPKVERGFHEAIDDLRPEQALVVYPGEDPFPMRGNIHALGLRAMMRLLREKGTGA from the coding sequence GTGCCCCTCTTCCATCCCAGGATGGGCGGGGACCCCCTGCGGCGCTACTGGACCATGCTCGCCCACAGCCAGGGAGGGCTCCACAACGCAGCCCTGTTTGCCCGCAATCTCGGGATCGACCAGCGGACTGCGGCCCGGTACCTGGATCTCCTGGAGGACCTGCTCCTGGTGCGCAGGCTGGCTCCATGGCATGCGAACGTGGGCAAGCGTCTGGTGAAGGCGCCAAAGGTCTATATCCGGGACAGCGGTCTGGTCCACGCCCTGCTGGGGATCCAGGACCTCGAGACGCTTCTGTCCCATCCGGTCCTGGGGGCGAGCTGGGAGGGGTTCGTGGTGGAAAACCTGATCTCCGCGGCGCCCGATACCGTCAGGCCTTATTTCTACCGGACTGCCCGAGGCGCGGAGGTGGATCTGGTGCTGGAATGGCCAGGAGGGAACGTCTGGGTCATCGAGATCAAGCGGGGCCTCGCCCCCAAGGTGGAACGGGGATTCCATGAAGCGATCGACGACCTCCGGCCGGAACAGGCCCTCGTCGTCTACCCCGGAGAGGATCCCTTTCCCATGCGGGGGAACATCCATGCCTTGGGGCTTCGCGCCATGATGC